The Callospermophilus lateralis isolate mCalLat2 chromosome 3, mCalLat2.hap1, whole genome shotgun sequence genome has a segment encoding these proteins:
- the Eapp gene encoding E2F-associated phosphoprotein: MNRLQDDYDPYAVEEPSDEEPALSSSEDEVDVLLHGTPDQKRKLIRECLTGESESSSEDEFEKEMEAELNSTIKTMGDKLSSLGTGSSSGNNKVGIAPAKYYDDIYFDSDSEDEDKSAQVTKKKKKKRHRIPTNDELLYDPEKDNRDQAWVDAQRRGYHGFGLQRPHHQQPVPNSDAVLNCPACMTTLCLDCQRHESYKTQYRAMFVMNCSVNKEEVLRYKNSENRKKRRGYKKMKSNHEDSAEQAETEVEEIYHPVMCTECSTEVAVYDKDEVFHFFNVLASHS; this comes from the exons ATGAACCGGCTGCAGGATGACTACGACCCCTACGCGGTTGAAGAGCCTAGCGacgaggagccagctttgagcag cTCTGAAGATGAAGTGGATGTGCTTTTACATGGAACTCCAGACCAAAAACGAAAACTCATCAGAGAATGTCTTACTGGAGAAAGTGAGTCATCTAGTGAAGATGaatttgaaaaagaaatggaagctGAATTGAATTCTACCATAAAAACAATGGGGGACAAATTATCTTCTCTAGGAACAG GGTCTTCTTCAGGAAATAATAAAGTTGGAATAGCTCCGGCGAAGTAttacgatgatatatattttgattCAGATTCTGAGGATGAAGACAAATCAG CACAGGTgaccaagaagaaaaagaagaaacgacACAGGATTCCAACAAATGATGAATTACTATATGATCCTGAAAAAGATAACAGAGACCAGGCCTGGGTTGATGCACAGAGAAGGGG TTATCATGGTTTTGGGTTACAGAGGCCACATCATCAACAGCCTGTTCCAAATAGTGATGCTGTTTTGAATTGCCCAGCTTGCATGACGACACTGTGCCTTGATTGCCAAAG gcaTGAATCCTACAAAACTCAATATAGAGCAATGTTCGTGATGAATTGTTCTGTCAACAAAGAGGAGGTTCTAAGATATAAAAACTCAGAGAACAGGAAGAAGAGGCGGGGCTATAAGAAGATGAAGTCTAACCATGAAGATTCTGCAGAACAGGCAGAGACAGAAGTGGAAGAAATCTATCAcccagtcatgtgtacagaatgtTCCACAGAAGTGGCAGTCTATGACAAGGATGAAGTCTttcattttttcaatgttttagcAAGCCATTCCTAA